Part of the Streptomyces sp. f51 genome is shown below.
ACCCCTCGACGACGTACGGGAAATGGGAGGGATGGGGCACCTCGCTGGCCTGGTGGGCCAACGTCTTCGGCGCCCGCGACGACTTCGCCGACCTCTTCTTCACCACCAGGTCGACGACGTACAACGGCGTTTCCCGCCCGGGCCTGGGCCTGAACATCGCCCGCTACAACCTCGGCGCGTGCTCCTGGAACAGCGTGGGCGGCGAGACCATGGCCGCCTCCGCGAACATCCCCTCCTTCAAGCAGATCGAGGGCTACTGGCAGGACTGGAACAACGAGGACCCCACGTCCTCGGCCTGGAAGTGGACGGCGGACGCCACCCAGCGCGCCGCGCTCACCAGGGCGACGGCACGCGGCGCGACGAGTGAGCTGTTCGCCAACTCCCCGATGTGGTGGATGTGCCTGAACCACAACCCCTCGGGCGCGTCCGGGGGCGGCAACAACCTCCAGTCCTGGAACTACCGCCAGCACGCCTCCCACCTCGCGGCCGTCGCCCTCTACGCGAGGACGAACTGGGGGGTGGACTTCGCCACCGTGGAGGCGTTCAACGAGCCCTCCTCCGCCTGGTGGACGTCCACCGGCACCCAGGAGGGCTGCCACATGGACGCGGCCGTCCAGTCGGCCGTACTCCCCTACCTGCGCAGCGAGTTGGACAAGCGGGGCCTGACGGGCACGAAGATCTCCGCGTCGGACGAGACGAGCTACGACCTGGCCCGTACGACATGGGCCTCCTTCGGCTCGACGACCAAGGCCCTGGTCGACCGGGTCGACGTGCACGGCTACCAGGGTTCGGGCGGCCGCCGTGACCTCCTCTACACGGACGCCGTGACGACCTCCCGCAAGGTCCTGTGGAACTCCGAGTACGGCGACGGCGACGGCACCGGCCTGACCCTGGCGAGCAACCTCCTGCTCGACTTCCGCTGGCTGCACCCGACCGCCTGGGTCTACTGGCAGGTGATGGACCCCACGGCGGGCTGGGGCATGATCAAGTACGACGCGAGCACCCTGACGGCCGGCGCGGTCGAGACGAAGCTCTACGTGATGGCCCAGTTCAGCCGCCACATCCGCCCGGGAATGACGATCGTGGACACGGGCGTGGACTACGCGGTGGCGGCGTACGACGCGACGGCGAAGCGTCTGGTGATCGTCGCGGCGAACAAGGGCACGTCCGCCCAGACCCTGACCTTCGACCTCTCCCGCTTCACCACGGTCGCCGGCGGCACGGGCGGCCTGGTCCCGCGCTGGAACACCCTGACCTCCGGCACCGGCGACCTCTACACGTCCCGCACGGACACCTACCTGAGCGGCAAGTCCCTGGCGGTGCCGTTCGCGGCAGGGGCGGTGCAGACGGTGCAGGTGGATGGGGTGACGGCCTGACGGCGTGACGGCGGAAGGGGGCGCGGGGGGCGGGGCGGCGTAGGGGCGGGACGGCGTGAGCCGATCCCACCGGACATTCCCCCCAATCCCCTCCCACTCCTCACCATCCCACCCTTTCCGGACCTTCCGGCGTTGCCGAATATGCCCTCGGGGACTCCCGCGTCTCTGGCCAGCAGGTCTCTCTCCTTGACGGCCCGACGGCAGTACGGTGTCCCCCATGCGCCCCGACACGCCTGCCGAGAACGTCGACCACACCGCCGAAGCGGCTCGCCTGGAGCGGACCGCCGGCCTGTACCCGGAGGACGCCGAGCACCTGCTCCTACAGGCAGCGGCCCACCTCGAACTGGCCGGCGACCGCCCCGGCGCCACCACCCTCTACGACCGCCTCCTCGCCTCGGACGCTCCCCTGGACAAGCCGTATCTGGTACGCGCCCTCAAGGCGTCGAACCTGTGGGAGTACGACCACGAGGCCGAGGCCCGCGCGATCATCGACGGAGTAAGGGCCGCGGCCCCGCGCGACCCGGCCCCATGGGTCATCGTGGCGGAGGCCCTGGAGTCGCACGACGAGCTGGAGGCTGCCCAGGACACCTTCACCGAGGGAACCACCCTGCTCCTGACGGACGTCGCGGAACCCCCGTACTCCACGCTCCCGCTCCTCTTCGGCCGCCACCGGGTGCGCCGCATGCTGGGCGCGGCGCACGACGAGTGGGACGCGCTGGCCGACACCCTGCACTCGTCCCCGATCTCCCTGGACGAGCTCCACGACCCGAAGCGGGTCTGGTCGCTCGGCTCGGACAACCCGGCGGAACTCCAGGCCGAGATCACCCGGCTCCAGG
Proteins encoded:
- a CDS encoding glycoside hydrolase — translated: MIRRRTLLAAAGGTVLGGALATGTARADATIAVNPSTTYGKWEGWGTSLAWWANVFGARDDFADLFFTTRSTTYNGVSRPGLGLNIARYNLGACSWNSVGGETMAASANIPSFKQIEGYWQDWNNEDPTSSAWKWTADATQRAALTRATARGATSELFANSPMWWMCLNHNPSGASGGGNNLQSWNYRQHASHLAAVALYARTNWGVDFATVEAFNEPSSAWWTSTGTQEGCHMDAAVQSAVLPYLRSELDKRGLTGTKISASDETSYDLARTTWASFGSTTKALVDRVDVHGYQGSGGRRDLLYTDAVTTSRKVLWNSEYGDGDGTGLTLASNLLLDFRWLHPTAWVYWQVMDPTAGWGMIKYDASTLTAGAVETKLYVMAQFSRHIRPGMTIVDTGVDYAVAAYDATAKRLVIVAANKGTSAQTLTFDLSRFTTVAGGTGGLVPRWNTLTSGTGDLYTSRTDTYLSGKSLAVPFAAGAVQTVQVDGVTA
- a CDS encoding SEC-C domain-containing protein; its protein translation is MRPDTPAENVDHTAEAARLERTAGLYPEDAEHLLLQAAAHLELAGDRPGATTLYDRLLASDAPLDKPYLVRALKASNLWEYDHEAEARAIIDGVRAAAPRDPAPWVIVAEALESHDELEAAQDTFTEGTTLLLTDVAEPPYSTLPLLFGRHRVRRMLGAAHDEWDALADTLHSSPISLDELHDPKRVWSLGSDNPAELQAEITRLQAELGAYREALSRPFPVAVLHWSAPELTELTTAYPDLTTEYPSHDEHLATIEASLRELAGSGTPNLGIVTATVPSYEAFAASEASSPADTTLLPQYATTLAARGLAVAWPPQRGSGCWCGSGAAYEECHGG